The following is a genomic window from Thioclava electrotropha.
TGCCGTCTGGGGTCGGGCATCGCGCCGGTGCGGCAGATGCGCGATGCGGGGGTGAAGGTGGCGCTTGGCGTCGATGGCTCGGCCTCGAACGATGCAGGGAGCCTCATCGGCGAGGCGCGCATGGCGATGCTGCTGCAGCGGGTGCAAAACGGCGCCGACGCGATGGCCGCGCGCGAGGCGCTGGAGATCGCGACTTTGGGCGGGGCGCAGGTGCTGGGTCGTCCCGATTGCGGGGTGCTCGCCCCCGGAAAACGCGCGGATGTGGCGATCTGGGATGTCTCGGGGCTGGAGGCGGCAGGCGCATGGGATCCGGTCGCGGCACTGGTGCTGTGCGGGCCGCCCAAGGTGAAACACCTCTTCGTCGAGGGCCGTCAGGTGGTGCGCGACGGGCAGGTGGTGACAATCGACATGCCGCGCGTGATCGAGACGCAAAACCGTCTCGCGGCACGGCTTATGGGCTGAACTTTTCGCGCCGCACGGCACTGGCGGCGCTCGCGATCCGCAGCAGGCGGCGACGGTCGCCTGCAAGGGCGGCCTCCATCAGCCCCGATAGCCCACCGCGCGCCTTCAGATGCGGCCCGAGGTCGGAATGGCCAAGAGCGGGGAAGATCAGGTGGTCGACATTTGACGCGCGCGGGAAGAGCATCGCCTGATCCAGATCGTCATGCGCGCCGTGGCACAGGATCGTCCAACAGGGCGCGGGCGGAAGCGGGGTGGTCTCGCGGGCGAATGTTCCGATCCGAGAGGTCCATTCGCTCCAGCGTGTCTCCCCCGGCACGACGCCCGGTTTGACCGAGACTTGCGGCGACAGGGCGAGCACCACATCGACCGGGATCACCTGCGTCGCGACCAGCGCCGAGACCGCGCCCATCGAGAGGCCAATGGCGGCGATGCGGGTGACGGGGCGGCGGCGCGTCACCTCTGCCAAGGCGGCGCGCAGGGCAGCGGCGAAACCCGGGTCATTCGCCCAACTGCGGCTTTCGTCGCTGATGAACAATGCCCGGCGTGAGAAGCCGGGCGTGCCGCGCCCCGTGGCAGTGGCGACGAATTCCGGTGCGGGCGGGCGGCTGGGGTCATGGCCGATCGAGGCGAAGGAGATCACCAGATCGCCGCCGCCACCGTCTAGGAAATCGACCGTGAAAGGCGCGCGGGCGTAGATCCTCTCGAAGGCTGGATCGCTCAATGCAGCCGCTTGCCCGCGACCCATGTGCCCGCGATCGCGCGGTCGTCGCCCATCATGATCGTGGGGAAGATCGCCTCCCAGATATCCTCCGCCCGCGCCACGCGTTGCGAAATGGCAAGCGTCGAGGCGAGGTCGACGGCGATGAAATCCGCCTCCATCCCCGGGGCCAGCGCACCGATCTTGTCGCCCATCCGCATCGACTGGGCCGAGCCTTGCGTGGCCAGCCACCAAAGCTGCGCGGGATGCAGCGGCTGATGCGTGAGCTGCCCGATCTCATAGGCGGCCGCCATCGTGCGCAGCATCGAAAAGCTCGACCCGCCGCCGGTATCGGTGGCCAGACCGATCTGCTGGCCTTCGGCCAGACGCGTCGGCCAGTCGAACAGGCCCGAGCCGATGAACGTGTTCGAGGTCGGGCAATGGATTAGCGCCGCGCCGATCTCCTTGATCCGGTCGGCCTCGCGCGGCTCCAGATGGATCGCGTGGCCGTAAAGCGCGTTCTCGCCCAGCAGGCCATAGGTCTCGTAAGTGTCGAGATAGTCGCGCGCGGTGGGATATAGCTCGCGCACCCAGGCGATCTCGTCCACCTGCTCGCTCAGATGGGTTTGCATCAGGCAATCGGGATGCTCCGCCCAGAGCGCGCCCAGGGCGCAAAGCTGATCCGCCGAAGAGGTGGGCGAGAAGCGCGGCGTGATGACGTAGCTCAGCCGGCCTGTCCCGTGCCATTTCTGCAAGAGGACGCGGCTGTCGTCATAGGCCGATTGCGGGGTGTCGCGCAAAGCTTCGGGGGCGTGGCGATCCATGCAGGTCTTGCCCGCCGCGGCGCGCATTCCGCGGGCCTTGGCGGCGGTGAAGAAGGCTTCGACGCTGGCGGGATGGATCGTGCAATAGCTGCACATCGACGTCGTGCCGTTCATCAGCGCCAGATCGAGATAGCGGGTCGCGATATCTTCGGCATGGGCGGGATCGGCGAAGGAAATCTCTTCGGGGAAAGTATAGGTGTTGAGCCAGTCGATCAGCCGCTTACCCCAGCTCGCGATGATCGCGGTTTGCGGGTAATGCACATGCGCATCGACGAACCCGGGCGACAGGAGATGGTCGCCATGATCGACGATCTCGGCTTGCGGATGGGCGTCGCGCAGATCGTCGGCCTCGCCCACGGCGGCGATCATACCGCCGTCGATCAGCATACCGCCGCGGCGCCGGTGCGAGACCGCCTCCGGCCCCTCGACAAGCGCGTCGCCACGGTATTCCAGAACCTGCCCAAGGTGCAGCTCAGCCATCATTCTCTCCTGTCCGACGCGCCATGCTAGGGCGGGGCGGGGCGAAGGTAAATCTCTGCCGTGGCGGCGCTTCTTTTTCGCCGCCGCCCCCCTGTCCATCTGCGAGAAAACAGCTATGTTTCACGCGCGATCGGAATGGGGGCGACATGGCCGAAGCACTTGCCGAAGAGACAGAGCGCGAGGAAGAGGATTATCGGCTGAGCGGAGAGCTGGTCGAGGAAATTCTCGATGCCGTCGAGCAGGAAGATGCAGATCGCCTGAGCGAGCTGCTCGAGCCCTTGCACGCCGCCGATATCGCCGACCTTATCGAACAGGTCTCCGGCCATGAGCGGCGCGAGATTCTGCGGCTCTGGGGCCGCCAGATCGACGGCGAGATCCTGACCGAGATCGACGAGGGCATCCGCGAGGAGGTTCTCGCGAGCCTGCCGCCGGAAGTTCTGGCCGACGCTGTCCGCGAGCTTGATTCCGATGACGTCGTCGACCTGATCGAAGACCTCGAGGAGCCGCAGCAGGAGGCGATCCTCGGCGCGCTCGACGAGACCGACCGGGCCGCGGTCGAGAAATCGCTGGGCTATCCCGAATATTCCGCCGGTCGTTTGATGCAGCGCGAGGTCGTGACCGCGCCCGAGCATTGGACGGTGGGCGAGACGATCGACTTCCTGCGCAAAGCCAAATGGCTGCCCGACCAGTTCTATCACGTGACTCTCGTCGATCCGGGCCACCACCCGGTCGGCAATGTCACTCTGGGACGCATCCTGTCCGCCCCGCGCGCCTCGAAGCTGATCGAGATTTGCGAGGAAGAGTTCCGCAAGATCTCGGCCTATCAGGACGAGGGCGACGTGGCCTATGCGTTCAACCAGTATCACCTGATCTCGGCCCCGGTCGTGGATGAAGACGACCGTTTGGTTGGCGTGATTACCATCGATGACGCCATGTCGGTCCTCGACGAGGAACACGAGGAAGACATCCTCCGCCTCGCCGGTGTGGGCGACGAATCCGCGATCTCGGATACGGTGCTGGAAACAGTGCGTCAGCGCCTGCCGTGGCTCTTCATTAACCTCCTGACGGCCATTCTCGCCTCGGCGGTGATTTCGATCTTCGAGGGTACGATCCAGCAGCTTGTGGCGCTCGCTGTGCTGATGCCGATCGTGGCCTCGATGGGCGGCAATGCGGGCACGCAGACCCTGACCGTGGCGGTGCGCGCACTCGCCACGCGCGACCTGACCGACAGCAACGTCTGGCGGGTTGTGCGACGCGAAACCATCGTGGGGCTGCTCAACGGTCTGGCCTTCGCGGTGGTGATGGGGGCGGTGGCCGCCTTCTGGTTCTCGGGCGCACAGCTTGGTATCGTGATCGGGCTGGCGATGGTGATCAACCTCGTGGTGGCCGCCCTGTCGGGCATCCTGATCCCGCTCGCGCTGGAGAAGCTCGGCGCGGACCCGGCCTTGGCCTCGGGCACGTTCGTCACGACGATGACCGATGTGGTGGGCTTCTTCGCCTTCCTCGGGCTGGCCTCTGTGGTTCTGCTATGAGCAAGGATCTCGCGCGCAAGGATGCTTTCGCGGCGCGTAAGGCGGCCCATGCGGCCGATGATGGCGCGGTGACCCGTGCGCTGACGGCGGCGCTGGAGCCCTTCGCGGGCAAGGTGCTGGCGGGCTATTGGCCGATCCGCACCGAGCCCGATCCGCGCCCGGCGATGGTGGCCCATGGCGGGCCGCTCTGTCTGCCGGTGGTGGTCGCGGAGGCGCAGCCTCTGGTCTTTCACCGCTGGACGCCCGAGACCGAGATGATCGCGGGCGCTTTCGGGGCGCATATCCCGGCGGAAGGCGAAGAGATCACGCCCGAGGTGCTGATCGTGCCGCTACTGGCTTTCGACGCGAAGGGCTATCGGCTGGGCTATGGCGGCGGCTTTTACGACCGCACGCTGGAGGGGCTGCGCGCCCGCGGCCCCGTCACGGCGATCGGCTTTGCGTTTGCCGCGCAGGAAGTGCCGGAAGTGCCCACCGAGCCGACCGATCAGCCGCTCGACATGATCGTGACCGAGGCGGGCATCCTACATCTTTGATCAGCCCATCCGCTCGGAGGCGTAGGCACCGGGCGAAGCCGGGAAGACCACCGTCTTGCTGTCGTTCAGGAAGACCCGGTGCTGCACATGGGCGTGGATCGCGCGCGACAGCACCTGCGCCTCGACGTCACGGCCCAGCGAGACGTAATCCGACGGGCTTTGCGCATGGGTGACGCGCACGGTATCCTGCTCGATGATCGGGCCTTCGTCGAGATCGGCGGTCACGTAATGCGAGGTCGCCCCGATCAGCTTCACACCACGCTCGTAAGCCTGCTTGTAGGGGTTCGCACCCTTGAAGCTCGGCAGGAAGGAGTGGTGGATGTTGATGATCCGGCCCGACATCTTCTGGCACAGCGCATCCGACAGGATCTGCATGTAGCGCGCGAGCACGATCAGTTCCGCGCCCGATTCATCGACGACGTCCAGAAGACGCTTCTCGGCCTCGGGCTTGTTCTCTTTCGTCACCTTGATGTGGTGGAAGGGCAGGTCATGGTTCACGACGACCTTCTGATAGGTCATGTGGTTCGACACCACGCCCACGATCTCGATCGGCAGCGCACCGATGCGCCAGCGGTAGAGAAGGTCGTTCAGGCAGTGGCCGAAATTCGACACCATCACCAGAACCTTCATCTTCTCGCGGGAGTCGCGGACCGCCCAGTCCATCTCGAAATCCTTGGCGACCGGCTCGAACGCGGCGCGGATCGCCTCGGCATCCTTGCCCTTCTCGGAGACGAAGCTGACGCGCATGAAGAACTGGCCCGTCTTCGGGTCGTCATACTGATGCGAGTCGGTGATGTTGCAGCCCTGATCGGCCAACACGTTCGCGATCCCCGCGACGATCCCCCGCGTGGAGGGGCAGGCAACGGTAAGAACGTAAGCGTCGGCAGTCTGGGTCATGTCGCATCCCTTTTGATCTTTCGCCCGGTTTCCTAGCGCGCCGGGGGTGGGGACACAATCACCCCGACTCCGGGGAGGAGCGCGGGAGAAAGCGACGGCGTTGCGGTGAAAAGCGGCATCGCGTCGGGGGCGCGGCGCGCGGCCTCAGGCCGCCGCGTTTTCGGGCTGCGTGCCGCGCAGGGATTCGATTTCCAGGAAAACGCTCGAAACCTCGGGATGGGCCTCATGGATTTTCTTCTGCACAGCCTCCACCGCGTGGAAGATCGCTTCGGGCGAGAGGCCGTTCCTCATCTTCAGCTCTATATTCACCAGTACCTGATCGGGCGCGAAATGCATCGTCAGGAGGCGTTTGACCTCCGCGACCTCGTCGAAACCGGTCGCGATCTCGCGGATCGATTTGCGCACGTCGCGGTCCGCGGCCTCGCCCATGATCAGCGCGCGGGTCTCGTAGACGAGGATGATCGCCACGACGATCAGGATGAGCCCGATGACGATGGAGGCAGCCCCGTCGAAGAAGGGGTTTTCAAACGTCACCGAGAGATAGACGCCAAGTGCGGCCGCGAGGATGCCCAGAAGGGCCGCGCTGTCCTCGGCGACGACGACGAAGATCGACGGGTCCTTGGAGCGGCGGAAGGCCTTGAAATAGCCTTCGCCCGGTTTGCGCTGCTTCAGAAGCTGACGGATCGCGATGACCCAGGACGTGCCTTCGGCGAGGAAAGCCACGAGCAGCACGCCGTAATTCCAGATCGGCTTTTCGATCGGCTCGGGGTTCTGGATATGGACGATGCCCTCATAGATCGAGAGCCCGCCGCCGATCGCAAACAGCAGCATCGCGACGACGAGCGACCAGAAATACAGCTCCTTGCCATAGCCGAACGGGTGTTTCTCGTCCGGTTCCTTCTTGCTGCGCTTGTGGCCCAGCAACAGCAGCCCCTCATTGCCGGTATCGACCACCGAGTGGAACGCCTCCGCCAGCATGGATGAGCTACCCGTGAAGGCCGCGGCTATGAATTTCGCGATGGCGATCAGGAGGTTCGCCGCGAGCGCCCCATAGACGGCAATCGGCTTTTCTTCGGAGGCTTGGGCTTCGGCCATGGCTGGGATCCTGCATCGGGGCGCGCGACGGGGAGGAACGACCGTGCGCCGGTGTCGTGATGCAGGGGTAACATGGGCGGGGGCAGGGCGGTTCCGTGAGGCCGGTGCGGCAGGGCTCAGCCGTTGCAGTTCAGCGCTTTCGCGAAACCGCCGGGCGAGGTGTCGGTGCCGAGGCGTGTCCATGCCACGGTTTGTCTGGGCGTGACGGAGAGCGACAGCAACGCGGACCAGTCGAAACTGGCGACGATCATCTCGGGACCAGCGCCGCAATCGCGCAATCCTCCAAGGATCGCGTCAGAGCCGAAACGGTGATTGGTGAACTTGCCGCCCGCGAAGGTCGGGTGCAAAGCGCCGTCGCGATACTCGAAAAGGCGCAGCACGCCCAACCGATGCGGCGCGTCGATCAGCGCGATGTCACGATGCCCGTTGTCATTGAAATCCGCGACGCCGATGGGCGCGAGCCAATGGTTCGGCTCTCCCACGAAATCGGTCGCGGCGAGGAATTCCGGCTTGCCCGATTTCACCGTGAGCACCAGAAGCCGCGATCCGAATTTCAGATGAGATTGCACCACGATCACCTCGTCGATGCCGTCACCGTCGAGATCGCTCAGGCGCGGGCTCGTGTCCTCGTAGACCATGTCGGGGTCGAGGCGCAGGTCATAGGTCAGGGTGCTGTGGCCCGAGAACAGCCCCTTGGGGCTGCCCGCCTTGCGGGTCACGTCGATCTGGAGATTTGCGAATTCATGATCGGGGCCGAGCGCGCCGTGACCATAGCGATCTGTAGGCTCGATGAAACGCGCGGCGACCGACATCTCGGCCCGCGCGGGCAGGGCGGCAGCGGTGACCAGCGCGAAGGCGAGGGCCACCGCGCGGCGCATCAGATCTGCTTTTCGGGAAGGTTGACGATCAAGCCGTCGAGCTCGTCCGTGACCTTGATCTGGCAGGTCAGGCGCGAGGTGACGGGATCGGGCTCGTACGCGAAGTCGAGCATGTCCTCTTCCATCGGATCGCGCGGAGGCAGTTTCTCGATCCAGTCCTTGTCGACATAGACATGGCAGGTCGAACAGGCGCAGGCACCGCCGCAATCGGCGTCGATGCCGGGCACGCCATTGTCGCGCGCACCTTCCATCACGGTCATGCCGGGCTTCACGTCGATCTCGTGACGGGTGCCGTTGAATTCGACATAGGTGATTTTCGCCATAGCTCGGGGCCTCTTGTTCGTAATCAAAACGCGCTTGCCGGCGGGGCCGGTCGCAAGTGATCTAAGCTGCTTTCGGCGATTTGGCCAGAGGTGGGCTGTCACGGGCAAGGGATTGCCGCAGCGTAGATATCGGCTAGTCTGCCGGCCGAAGGCAGGCGGAGACAAGAATGCGGCAGATCGCTGAAAACTTCGGCACGGCGCGGGCGGTGCTGGTGGCGCTGGGTGTGACGATGGGGATGGCGGGCTGTCAGCCCACAGCGCAGGGCTCGGAGGCCGCGCCGAAAGATCCGCCCGCCA
Proteins encoded in this region:
- a CDS encoding FG-GAP repeat domain-containing protein, whose protein sequence is MRRAVALAFALVTAAALPARAEMSVAARFIEPTDRYGHGALGPDHEFANLQIDVTRKAGSPKGLFSGHSTLTYDLRLDPDMVYEDTSPRLSDLDGDGIDEVIVVQSHLKFGSRLLVLTVKSGKPEFLAATDFVGEPNHWLAPIGVADFNDNGHRDIALIDAPHRLGVLRLFEYRDGALHPTFAGGKFTNHRFGSDAILGGLRDCGAGPEMIVASFDWSALLSLSVTPRQTVAWTRLGTDTSPGGFAKALNCNG
- the purU gene encoding formyltetrahydrofolate deformylase, whose amino-acid sequence is MTQTADAYVLTVACPSTRGIVAGIANVLADQGCNITDSHQYDDPKTGQFFMRVSFVSEKGKDAEAIRAAFEPVAKDFEMDWAVRDSREKMKVLVMVSNFGHCLNDLLYRWRIGALPIEIVGVVSNHMTYQKVVVNHDLPFHHIKVTKENKPEAEKRLLDVVDESGAELIVLARYMQILSDALCQKMSGRIINIHHSFLPSFKGANPYKQAYERGVKLIGATSHYVTADLDEGPIIEQDTVRVTHAQSPSDYVSLGRDVEAQVLSRAIHAHVQHRVFLNDSKTVVFPASPGAYASERMG
- a CDS encoding cation diffusion facilitator family transporter; its protein translation is MAEAQASEEKPIAVYGALAANLLIAIAKFIAAAFTGSSSMLAEAFHSVVDTGNEGLLLLGHKRSKKEPDEKHPFGYGKELYFWSLVVAMLLFAIGGGLSIYEGIVHIQNPEPIEKPIWNYGVLLVAFLAEGTSWVIAIRQLLKQRKPGEGYFKAFRRSKDPSIFVVVAEDSAALLGILAAALGVYLSVTFENPFFDGAASIVIGLILIVVAIILVYETRALIMGEAADRDVRKSIREIATGFDEVAEVKRLLTMHFAPDQVLVNIELKMRNGLSPEAIFHAVEAVQKKIHEAHPEVSSVFLEIESLRGTQPENAAA
- the mgtE gene encoding magnesium transporter encodes the protein MAEALAEETEREEEDYRLSGELVEEILDAVEQEDADRLSELLEPLHAADIADLIEQVSGHERREILRLWGRQIDGEILTEIDEGIREEVLASLPPEVLADAVRELDSDDVVDLIEDLEEPQQEAILGALDETDRAAVEKSLGYPEYSAGRLMQREVVTAPEHWTVGETIDFLRKAKWLPDQFYHVTLVDPGHHPVGNVTLGRILSAPRASKLIEICEEEFRKISAYQDEGDVAYAFNQYHLISAPVVDEDDRLVGVITIDDAMSVLDEEHEEDILRLAGVGDESAISDTVLETVRQRLPWLFINLLTAILASAVISIFEGTIQQLVALAVLMPIVASMGGNAGTQTLTVAVRALATRDLTDSNVWRVVRRETIVGLLNGLAFAVVMGAVAAFWFSGAQLGIVIGLAMVINLVVAALSGILIPLALEKLGADPALASGTFVTTMTDVVGFFAFLGLASVVLL
- the guaD gene encoding guanine deaminase, which codes for MAELHLGQVLEYRGDALVEGPEAVSHRRRGGMLIDGGMIAAVGEADDLRDAHPQAEIVDHGDHLLSPGFVDAHVHYPQTAIIASWGKRLIDWLNTYTFPEEISFADPAHAEDIATRYLDLALMNGTTSMCSYCTIHPASVEAFFTAAKARGMRAAAGKTCMDRHAPEALRDTPQSAYDDSRVLLQKWHGTGRLSYVITPRFSPTSSADQLCALGALWAEHPDCLMQTHLSEQVDEIAWVRELYPTARDYLDTYETYGLLGENALYGHAIHLEPREADRIKEIGAALIHCPTSNTFIGSGLFDWPTRLAEGQQIGLATDTGGGSSFSMLRTMAAAYEIGQLTHQPLHPAQLWWLATQGSAQSMRMGDKIGALAPGMEADFIAVDLASTLAISQRVARAEDIWEAIFPTIMMGDDRAIAGTWVAGKRLH
- a CDS encoding 5-formyltetrahydrofolate cyclo-ligase, coding for MSKDLARKDAFAARKAAHAADDGAVTRALTAALEPFAGKVLAGYWPIRTEPDPRPAMVAHGGPLCLPVVVAEAQPLVFHRWTPETEMIAGAFGAHIPAEGEEITPEVLIVPLLAFDAKGYRLGYGGGFYDRTLEGLRARGPVTAIGFAFAAQEVPEVPTEPTDQPLDMIVTEAGILHL
- a CDS encoding 2Fe-2S iron-sulfur cluster-binding protein, whose translation is MAKITYVEFNGTRHEIDVKPGMTVMEGARDNGVPGIDADCGGACACSTCHVYVDKDWIEKLPPRDPMEEDMLDFAYEPDPVTSRLTCQIKVTDELDGLIVNLPEKQI